The following DNA comes from Micromonospora chokoriensis.
AGTTGGGCGGCCACCAGGGCCGCCTCGTACCCGGCCGGCCCCCCGCCGATGATCACGATCCGGCTCACAGCGCCATCCTTTCGCTCGCGACTGCGGGGCTCCGCTGCGCTGCACTCCTCGCGCTCACCACGTTCGCCCTTCGTCGATGCTCACAGTGACTTTCTTCTCCTGGGCGCATTCGACACGCACAGTCGTATTCTCCCCCACCCGTCCGCCGGGCTATCGTCATCGCCGTGCGTCATCACGCCGCCTACGGCTCAAATCTCGACCCCGCCCGGATGCGCGCCTACTGTCCGCATTCGCCGATGGTGGGCACCGGCTGGCTGGAAGGCTGGCGGCTGACCTTCGCCGGCGCGGATGTGATCGGCTGGGAGGGCGCGGTCAGCACCCTGGTCGAGTCCCCCGGTGACCGGGTCTTCGTGGCGCTCTACGACATCCACCCGTACGACGCCGAGCAGCTCGACGA
Coding sequences within:
- a CDS encoding gamma-glutamylcyclotransferase: MRHHAAYGSNLDPARMRAYCPHSPMVGTGWLEGWRLTFAGADVIGWEGAVSTLVESPGDRVFVALYDIHPYDAEQLDELEGVAAGTYRKLHVRVSTLDGDVTAWIYVFNGYEGGLPTSWYLSEIANAAEKAGAPDDYVTELRSRPTGTASA